One Prunus dulcis chromosome 8, ALMONDv2, whole genome shotgun sequence DNA window includes the following coding sequences:
- the LOC117637881 gene encoding uncharacterized protein LOC117637881: protein MEISAIKNPNPNPNSNHHSHSPSFLLPNGFGEIEISDIEMITIQTVTYTSLKDLLPASPPTIMSPTQNSSWHEIPIKNPLVKHAALAYLQPMSTPPEVGDKGLLRMLREKCLCEGANGVGCFAWLGDVVLSGVRDVFGGVCRNGCEIGDEEDEDDEEDDDEYVKVD, encoded by the coding sequence ATGGAGATCTCCGCGAttaaaaaccctaaccctaacccCAATTCCAATCACCATTCCCATTCTCCGAGCTTTCTCCTGCCCAACGGCTTCGGCGAAATCGAGATCTCCGATATTGAGATGATAACGATACAGACCGTGACCTACACCAGCCTCAAGGACCTGTTGCCGGCGTCGCCTCCGACGATCATGTCGCCGACGCAGAATTCCAGCTGGCACGAGATTCCGATCAAGAACCCGCTCGTAAAGCACGCGGCTTTGGCTTACCTGCAGCCGATGTCCACGCCGCCCGAGGTCGGGGACAAGGGGCTGTTGCGGATGCTCAGGGAGAAGTGCCTCTGCGAAGGCGCGAACGGGGTCGGGTGCTTCGCGTGGCTCGGCGACGTCGTTTTGAGTGGAGTTAGGGATGTGTTTGGGGGCGTCTGTAGGAATGGGTGCGAGATTGGGGATgaggaggatgaggatgatgaagaggacgaCGACGAGTACGTGAAGGTTGACTGA